The Antedon mediterranea chromosome 7, ecAntMedi1.1, whole genome shotgun sequence genome has a segment encoding these proteins:
- the LOC140054746 gene encoding uncharacterized protein, translating to MQQLMRYMRSFWIDGAVFGPEDWVVYRQDIRTNNDLEGWHHRLNRKGKRASIPFYMLAELLYNEAVTVSINVEMIYREDELRRTRTGSKVANERLTTLWNEYREGQRSVRSLMLAASKLITRNARVE from the exons ATGCAACAGCTGATGAGATACATGCGGTCGTTTTGGATAGATGGAGCGGTGTTTGGACCTGAAGATTGGGTAGTGTACAGACAGGATATAAGGACGAATAACGATCTTGAGGGATGGCACCATCGACTCAACCGCAAAGGCAAACGTG CAAGCATTCCATTCTACATGTTAGCAGAGTTATTGTACAACGAGGCCGTCACGGTATCAATCAACGTAGAGATGATCTACAGAGAAGACGAGTTGAGAAGAACACGAACGGGCAGCAAGGTGGCAAACGAGAGACTGACAACATTGTGGAACGAATACCGCGAGGGCCAACGTAGTGTACGTTCGCTAATGCTTGCCGCGAGTAAACTGATCACTCGCAATGCTCGCGTAGAATAG
- the LOC140055430 gene encoding uncharacterized protein has translation MPAVDDDIVTYQRLAGTTKRGNDSLVDSHGYQYTEKIDKRRANTTWRCSLRNKNVTCKATVLEKNGEFIRGVHEHICGVIPGREKVALLRRDVKVKAMENPFDSAAEIVEKLIRDDIGIIRQLMSLPIIPLEHVQAAFRHLEESTGDVLETY, from the exons ATGCCTGCTGTTGATGATGACATCGTTACTTATCAGCGATTAGCAGGAACAACAAAACGTGGGAAT GACTCGCTTGTAGACAGTCATGGGTACCAATATACAGAGAAGATTGATAAAAGACGGGCAAATACAACATGGAGATGTTCTCTCAGAAACAAGAATGTGACGTGCAAAGCAACAGTGTTGGAGAAGAATGGAGAATTTATACGTGGTGTACATGAACACATATGCGGAGTTATTCCAG gGCGGGAGAAAGTTGCGCTCCTCCGACGTGACGTGAAGGTTAAAGCAATGGAGAATCCCTTCGATTCTGCGGCGGAAATAGTAGAAAAG TTGATACGAGATGACATCGGT atCATCAGGCAGTTGATGTCGTTACCGATTATTCCGTTAGAACATGTACAGGCAGCGTTTAGACATCTTGAAGAATCTACTGGAGACGTACTGGAGACGTACTGA